Part of the Oscillospiraceae bacterium genome, CAAATTATCGCTTCCTCGTCTGTAAAAGCTACCTCGCGTTTTACCGTATCGAGGGACAGGATGTTTATATCGTCCGTGTGCTTTACGGAAGCCGGGATTATCTTGCTATCCTTTTTGGAGAACTGCCACAGGATGGCGAAGAAGAGCAAAAAGCTTGACAAAATCGCTCGTTCTGACTATAATGGAATTGAACTCCATAATAGTCAGAGGTGAGGTTGTGTATTACCACCGTCATATAGAACCCGTCATCGCGAGAATTGCGGGACGCAAGCCTGTCGTCGTCCTCACCGGCGCGCGTCAGGTCGGCAAATCCACGATGCTCCGCGAGACGTATCCGGGCATCCGTTACGTCACACTGGGCCGCCCGCTTGTGCGGCAAAGCGCGCTTGACAACCCGTCGCTGTTCTTCGAACAGTGTAAGCCGCCTGTCGTCGTGGACGAGATCCAAAAAGCGGCGGGGCTTTTTGATTATGTCAAAGACATCGTAGATGAGGACAAGACCAAAGGGCAATTTTACTTGACTGGTTCTCAAAGCCTCATGCTGATGAAAAACATCGGTGAAAGCCTCGCCGGACGCGCCGGAGTCGTCAAACTGCTTGGTATGTCGATGCGCGAACTGGACGAAATATCTTACCGCGCGCCCTTTCTACCCACGCCAGGACATTTTGCGGCGATGGGGGATGCGGGCGCGCGGTTTGACTACGACAGGACCGTGTCGCGGATTCACAAGGGATTTTTCCCGGAGTTATATGAAATCGCGAGCGACCTCAAGGATTGGTCGGACTACTACAGTTCCTACTTCCAGACATATATTGAAAAAGATATCCGAGGTCTGCTGAACATTCAAGACGAATCCGCTTTTATCAAATTTGTGAAGGGCGCCGCATCGCTGACGGGAGAAATGCTGAATATGCGGACGCTCGCGGAACTCTGCGGCAAGGATGAGAAAACCGTGCGCAAGTGGCTCTCCGCGCTGGAGTCGAGTGGGCTTGTGTATCTGTTGGAACCGTACTACAACAACCTCGGGAAACGGCTGATTAAGACGCCAAAACTGTATTTTCTCGATACGGGGCTTGCCTGCTTTCTACTCGGATGGAACACGCCGGAGCAGCTCACAAACGGCGCGATGTGGGGGCATATCTTTGAGAGTTTTGTGTTCGCGGAGGTGCTGAAAAGCTACTACAACGACGGCAACGTCACACCGCCGCTCTACTACTACCGCGACAAGGAAAAGAACGAAATCGACCTCATCATCAAGGACGGCGGCACGCTGCACCCCGTTGAGATAAAGACAACGAGCGATCCCTTGAGATCGATGGTTTCAGCTTTCTCACTGCTTGAAAAGCTCTCAGGTATCAAGGTCGGCACAGGTGCGGTGGTCTGTATGGCAAAGGAGATGCTGCCGCTGACAGAGAACGTACAGATAGCGCCGGCGGCGATGATCTAGTAGGCTGTGTCACCTAAATATTTACAGGAGAAAAAGCGAGAGCAACCATGCGGCGTTATGCAAAACTATCTATTGTTGCTTTCAAGGATTGGTAAAGTTCTACACGACGCTGTGCGCCTCCAGCGATATTGTACCATACGCTCTCATCTGCGCCCCGTTGTTCTGATATTTTAACGGCGCTGTCGTAATTAGGACGTGGATATATGGTATTTCGGTCATCATCGAAAATGGTAAATATAAACACATTCGGCACATCACTTCCGGACGATATTTTCTTGATAAATTGAAGTTCTATCATATCGGCCGGTGTGGAATAGCTAGGTACAGCTGTGGGCTGAAATAGTTTTCTTATAAAGCGACTATCATACAGTATGTCATAAATTGCCTGAATCTCCGATTCCGCTGTGAACGTAGCGTTAGACAATGAGGATTCCTCCTCCACCCCAGGCATTATTTTCATTTGTATGACATCAATTCTCGCGACTTGATCTCGTGGAATCATCACATTAAAACGCAACGGAATCAGATAGGTCAATCCGACAGAAAGCAGACATAGAGCAAGGATTCCTACCACCAATTTGACTCGATGTTTAACAAGAAATGTTTTCAATTTACTTACCTCCTCAAATTAAGGTTTGCCACTTCGATGCTGACATATACACTTACCATATATTCGCCATTTTTAAGATGTTTTATCGCCTTAATGCTATCTCGGTAAGTATAATTCCTATAATCATCACCGCTAATTGAATGCTAACAGAAAAATAATAGGCAATTATATATGTTTCATAAATGGCATTATTTATAATACATATAAATATGACAATAAGACTCAAAATAAATAAAATAGATCCTGCTTTTTGTGAGTATTTAGAATAGTATATATGAGCAAATCTCCAGGATTCTATACTAGCCATTGAACGTTTGGTGCGAAAACCAATTACTTCATTTATTTTCTTCGGCCCTCCCCTCTTCCAGGCAAAACCTAAGATTATCATTATTACAGGCAACATCATTATTAATAAACATATAAAAACCTTCATATTGACTTCCATACCTCATCTTAACCCGAGTTTTCAACCGAAAACCCACGAGGTTACCCTTACTACTTGCTTCCGATGCCTGTATTCTACCATATTTTACATCTGCTTGCAAGCTGTTTTTATCCTGTTTGCAGTGAAAATTCCATATGCCGAAAATTCTCAACAGTTATCTTATTTCATTATCCTGAGCATCATAAAAAGTATAGCTAAATTCTGATTGAAAATTAGGAATAGGGATAAGAATAACTGAAGGAATATTGTGAACTTCAATGGTAACGATTTCATTGATACTATAATGATTTATTAATATCTTTACAAGCTCTGGGTTGTTATTGAGCACAAGTAGAAATCTTTCACTTTTATCATCCTCTACTGTATAGTGGTAATAATAAATATATATATCTGCTGCACGTTTAAGAAGACGCTCTGAAAAAGAACACTTAACCAACCGAACGGAAGGGTCATTGACATTCCTAAACGTGGCAATGCCAATCTTATTTGACTTGTGTTCTATAAAGCCAACAATTCTATGCGATTTAAGTAAATCAGAATCAAACAATTCTACATCGACTATAGCCTGTCCAGTAGTGTCAATCAAAAAGTCAGCTATTTGTTCAGCTGGAGGCCTTAAATCTCGT contains:
- a CDS encoding ATP-binding protein, with the protein product MYYHRHIEPVIARIAGRKPVVVLTGARQVGKSTMLRETYPGIRYVTLGRPLVRQSALDNPSLFFEQCKPPVVVDEIQKAAGLFDYVKDIVDEDKTKGQFYLTGSQSLMLMKNIGESLAGRAGVVKLLGMSMRELDEISYRAPFLPTPGHFAAMGDAGARFDYDRTVSRIHKGFFPELYEIASDLKDWSDYYSSYFQTYIEKDIRGLLNIQDESAFIKFVKGAASLTGEMLNMRTLAELCGKDEKTVRKWLSALESSGLVYLLEPYYNNLGKRLIKTPKLYFLDTGLACFLLGWNTPEQLTNGAMWGHIFESFVFAEVLKSYYNDGNVTPPLYYYRDKEKNEIDLIIKDGGTLHPVEIKTTSDPLRSMVSAFSLLEKLSGIKVGTGAVVCMAKEMLPLTENVQIAPAAMI
- a CDS encoding SdpI family protein gives rise to the protein MIILGFAWKRGGPKKINEVIGFRTKRSMASIESWRFAHIYYSKYSQKAGSILFILSLIVIFICIINNAIYETYIIAYYFSVSIQLAVMIIGIILTEIALRR